In Drosophila simulans strain w501 chromosome X, Prin_Dsim_3.1, whole genome shotgun sequence, one DNA window encodes the following:
- the LOC6726137 gene encoding zinc finger protein hangover isoform X1 → MCDAAAATATTTTAVAAAVATTTASVALEATATQPGTTTTTTAVATASAGTTSPEAAIPTAAIATSAKHSNSERSARQNCCRLCIAPQTECISIINSYAADKEPLSTKILNCVGIKVTPQDRLSQQICHACISYLNSWQSFKNRCFSSQAKQRQWLDNNKSKLLNYLDLNSAENGGGGFFDQHLHQQQQHHQHLENELEAEKEKATPTAASTAANILDGIHSLKKRKSLTVYPLPAMPIKDEPIDTDDDYQMKSIDESDDMVDPTMFLERSEHEGDVPLTASDYDYTAQHGVNASSVAASLPPNAVANVAAAGDSKVASCRACSLQFSTRANARRHERNLHPNLFQLSTDSPHNTPITKPTPALAAALEIQRAAAAAATAEANRAAGAAGGNISTQKYRQVVMNAFIKCEGGGYDYDNPEQYRPLLTRDKVEFIEQNDEFLEQYQTMTCRCCNKYFSTYKNFMAHVRKKYPQLPRNLCFNCLKMNDSKALFISHLKKRNCINLFRVLNALRGKTTTVVVPIADDGADDGATGAVPVADAGAGVMAMNSPTVTASGEVVTPGGGSERPEKLRAKELLVNKLYECKLCPKGFRTKHEFRTHVYDKHADVQRKDNNSIQCSFCGLDFADPVDRRRHYNNMDCIVRLRCMTCDAKLETHQRFLDHVYQDHLGGVGGGAVSDNASTTGSGMARSNSMEHSPGKRSLLGALGVGSSAEESRSSSAAPPLTSTPKLAGGNQVGGGGSTSASAAAAAQSSANRDASAPKSQYFSRMPQVCPICGQQYNNYNNVLRHMESKHPNKLPETYKCVRCGLGYPRISYLREHMINVHGVDKNRHSGGFEYIVNADAVKLADGSTPNVYTGRYDYVMKDLMSITNGGTLDDDEEEPGSVAKKMRLDDSSNNSSLVGVASQQKECPICNAVFSNNIGLSNHMRSHYTASNAVNAALAAANRMTPKSLTITATPATDSEFGVGGTMSESAPATPANVPPAMANQTPQEQAVFRRSLDQAADRRFRRMRCRICQRRFSSKKSYRYHMLTDHQVQNVQFIKCKLCNAEFAYEKGLKVHLFKVHGRAIKDEMIIKQFECEVCSIVYSSESELQQHKRSVHKLTSASASTSASTSSKIDDDSLMDEGKPTSSDLADLSTLAAGGSTASAPLYWYQCKYCPSNFNTNKKLAIHINSHDEFDSNDYSCKDCGNVYSGRKSLWVHRYKKHPQVPNPAECSLCRKVFFDRQMHDNHTPTCNRKPITSTGAHQQQDGQLHSHHTTKRTIFRHKTGDDDDEEDDDEQQQLEERANSDGNGTTVGVASGSTATAGTSLKIRIPEVACTICGARFTDQEHFSKHIQKHEQELYVDNPLAAMFDDGPADAGQFQVERQNENGEYACDLCAKTFPQVIALKVHRKWHFRGDSKQNPIDGEATQLTNNNHTTNNNNNSMHLRELHAVGLMPNQQQQSLNNSCNNSMNHNNNSSSNRSKSMKRKRELKCEYCASTFISNNNLRRHMYELHKHEVSNLPEPPVIVVDDHLTCRRCQLKFDTKELWIEHKLADAKVVRPFCPFQWGCDLCGEYLSRKEKLMNHINNHLKEDVIVPVATKAAIERTAAMESAAVDANAAATLSALGDGAETEDQFAEKGEAAGGTTADKLANPDEEDSDDLDEDSSGDDDDSSGTGDDDDTDDDEDGEGEDEDEEGDGGEGEDEEGVQPPAQLLPQQLHKADLNQDDDDLVEEVISSDDDDDDDGEVESDDDDEDDDDEEDDVEEPEPVGLAVRPLMNGKSKMPPLIVASSDDEDDGVMPIEDIIEEEFDEDADPDPEDAIEEVDEDDLDEGDVEDEPNVVSTASFSESESSTTTTSNSHSHSHSTGERRKKAVDQLNDPGFTCDLCQLCFDSQELLQSHIKSHILNGPKLSTASASAAAAAAAAATASSKATALLTAAKAKPDSKSAVLANNNNSKTSSKTVAAAATH, encoded by the exons ATGTGCGACGCTGCGGCGgcaacagcgacaacaacaacagcagtagcagcagccgtcgcaacaacaacagcatcggTAGCATTGGAGGCCACAGCGACACAGCCTGgaacgacaacgacgacgacggcggtAGCCACTGCGTCAGCGGGAACCACATCCCCTGAAGCGGCCattccaacagcagcaatagcaacatCGGCGAAACACAGCAACAGCGAACGGTCGGCGCGACAAAACTGCTGTCGCCTGTGCATCGCCCCACAAACCGAATGCATCTCGATCATCAATAGCTATGCGGCGGACAAGGAGCCGCTGTCCACCAAGATCCTCAACTGCGTCGGCATCAAG GTTACACCGCAGGATCGGCTGTCGCAGCAAATTTGCCACGCCTGCATCAGTTACCTGAACTCGTGGCAGAGCTTCAAGAACCGGTGCTTCAGCTCGCAGGCGAAGCAGCGCCAGTGGCTGGATAACAACAAGAGCAAGCTCCTCAACTACCTGGACCTGAACAGTGCCGAGAATGGGGGAGGAGGCTTCTTCGATCAGCATctgcatcagcaacagcaacaccaccagcacTTGGAGAATGAGCTCGAagcggagaaggagaaggcgACGCCAACGGCCGCATCGACAGCCGCCAACATATTGGACGGCATACACTCGCTGAAGAAACGCAAATCCCTAACAGTCTAT CCACTGCCTGCGATGCCCATCAAAGATGAGCCGATTGATACGGATGACGACTACCAGATGAAGTCCATAGACGAGTCCGATGACATGGTCGATCCCACAATGTTCCTAGAGCGCTCCGAGCACGAGGGCGATGTGCCGCTGACG GCCTCGGATTACGACTACACTGCGCAGCATGGCGTGAATGCCTCGTCCGTGGCTGCCTCGCTGCCGCCGAATGCGGTGGCCAATGTGGCAGCCGCCGGGGACTCCAAGGTGGCCAGCTGCAGGGCCTGCAGCCTGCAGTTCTCTACCCGGGCCAACGCCCGTCGCCACGAAAGGAATCTGCACCCAAACCTGTTCCAGTTGTCCACAGACTCCCCCCACAACACACCCATCACAAAGCCGACGCCCGCTTTGGCTGCCGCCTTGGAAATCCAACGGGCAGCGGCCGCGGCGGCCACCGCTGAGGCAAATCGGGCAGCGGGCGCCGCTGGCGGGAATATCTCCACGCAAAAGTATCGCCAGGTGGTGATGAACGCGTTCATTAAGTGCGAGGGCGGCGGCTACGACTACGATAATCCCGAACAGTACCGACCACTGCTCACCCGCGACAAAGTGGAGTTCATTGAGCAGAACGACGAGTTCCTCGAGCAATACCAGACGATGACCTGCCGATGTTGCAACAAGTACTTTAGCACGTACAAGAACTTCATGGCGCACGTTCGCAAGAAGTATCCGCAGCTGCCGCGCAACCTATGCTTCAATTGCCTCAAGATGAACGACTCCAAGGCGCTGTTCATCTCGCATCTGAAGAAGCGGAATTGCATAAATCTCTTTAGAGTCTTGAATGCGCTGCGTGGGAAAACAACGACAGTGGTTGTGCCCATTGCAGATGATGGGGCTGACGATGGAGCAACAGGAGCGGTTCCAGTTGCCGATGCCGGAGCAGGAGTGATGGCCATGAATAGTCCCACAGTGACAGCCAGCGGAGAAGTTGTTACACCCGGCGGCGGCTCCGAACGCCCAGAGAAACTGCGTGCCAAGGAGCTGCTAGTCAACAAACTGTACGAGTGCAAGCTCTGTCCCAAGGGATTCCGCACCAAGCACGAGTTCCGCACGCATGTCTACGACAAGCACGCAGATGTCCAGCGCAAGGATAACAACTCGATACAGTGCAGCTTCTGCGGACTGGACTTTGCCGATCCCGTGGACAGACGGCGGCACTACAACAACATGGACTGCATTGTCCGGCTGCGCTGCATGACGTGCGATGCCAAGCTGGAAACGCACCAGCGTTTCCTCGATCATGTCTACCAGGATCACTTGGGCGGCGTGGGTGGTGGCGCGGTCAGCGACAATGCCTCCACCACTGGCAgcggcatggccaggagcaACAGCATGGAACACTCGCCGGGCAAGAGGAGCCTGCTCGGCGCCCTAGGCGTTGGTTCCTCGGCGGAGGAGTCGCGAAGCAGCAGTGCGGCTCCGCCGCTGACCTCTACACCAAAACTGGCGGGCGGTAATCAGGTGGGTGGCGGTGGATCGACCAGCGCATCTGCCGCCGCAGCCGCTCAGAGCTCGGCGAATCGCGATGCATCCGCACCCAAATCCCAGTACTTCTCCCGCATGCCGCAGGTTTGCCCCATTTGCGGCCAGCAgtacaacaactacaacaatgTGCTGCGCCACATGGAATCGAAGCATCCGAACAAACTGCCAGAGACATACAAGTGCGTGCGCTGCGGACTGGGCTATCCACGGATCTCCTACCTGCGGGAGCACATGATCAATGTGCACGGAGTGGACAAGAATCGTCACTCTGGCGGCTTCGAGTACATCGTGAATGCGGATGCCGTGAAGTTGGCGGACGGAAGTACGCCGAACGTCTACACGGGTCGCTACGATTACGTGATGAAGGACCTGATGTCGATAACAAATGGTGGGACACTCG ATGATGACGAGGAGGAGCCTGGCAGCGTGGCCAAGAAGATGCGCCTGGatgacagcagcaacaacagcagcctggtgggcgtggctagCCAGCAGAAGGAGTGCCCCATCTGCAATGCGGTGTTCAGCAACAACATTGGCCTGTCCAATCACATGCGCTCCCACTATACAGCCTCGAATGCAGTGAATGCAGCCTTGGCGGCTGCCAATCGAATGACACCCAAATCGCTAACGATTACCGCAACGCCAGCAACGGATTCGGAGTTCGGAGTTGGCGGAACAATGTCCGAGTCGGCTCCAGCAACGCCTGCCAATGTGCCACCGGCAATGGCCAATCAAACGCCCCAGGAGCAGGCAGTTTTTCGCCGGAGCCTTGACCAGGCAGCCGATCGACGCTTCCGGCGAATGCGCTGCCGCATCTGCCAGCGTCGCTTCAGTTCGAAGAAGTCCTATCGCTACCACATGCTCACCGATCATCAGGTGCAGAATGTGCAGTTCATCAAATGCAAGCTGTGCAACGCAGAGTTTGCCTACGAGAAGGGCCTGAAGGTGCATCTGTTCAAGGTGCACGGAAGGGCCATCAAGGATGAAATGATTATCAAGCAGTTCGAGTGTGAGGTTTGCTCGATTGTCTATAGTTCAGAGtcggagctgcagcagcacaaacGCAGCGTTCACAAGCTGACATCCGCCTCCGCTTCCACATCGGCGTCCACGTCCTCTAAGATCGACGACGACTCTCTAATGGATGAGGGCAAGCCGACATCATCGGATCTAGCTGATCTCTCCACCCTCGCGGCGGGTGGATCCACTGCATCTGCTCCACTGTACTGGTACCAGTGCAAGTACTGTCCATCAAACTTTAACACCAACAAGAAGCTGGCCATCCACATCAACTCGCACGACGAGTTTGACTCGAACGATTATTCCTGCAAAGATTGCGGAAATGTCTACAGCGGACGCAAGAGTCTATGG GTTCATCGCTATAAGAAGCATCCGCAAGTGCCCAACCCAGCTGAGTGCTCGCTGTGCCGCAAGGTCTTCTTCGACCGCCAGATGCATGACAACCACACGCCCACCTGCAACCGCAAGCCGATCACCTCGACCGGtgcccaccagcagcaggatgGACAGCTGCATTCGCACCACACGACCAAAAGAACAATTTTCCGGCATAAGACcggcgatgacgatgacgaggaggatgacgatgagcagcagcaactggaggAGAGGGCCAATAGCGATGGCAATGGCACCACTGTGGGAGTGGCGTCGGGCAGTACTGCAACTGCGGGCACGTCACTGAAGATCCGCATTCCGGAGGTGGCGTGCACCATTTGCGGCGCTCGCTTCACCGACCAGGAGCACTTTAGCAAGCACATCCAGAAGCACGAGCAAGAGCTGTACGTGGACAATCCGCTGGCGGCGATGTTCGATGATGGGCCGGCGGATGCCGGTCAGTTCCAGGTGGAGCGGCAGAATGAGAACGGGGAATACGCGTGCGATTTGTGCGCCAAGACGTTCCCCCAGGTGATCGCACTCAAGGTGCATCGCAAGTGGCATTTCAGAGGTGATAGCAAGCAG AACCCCATCGACGGCGAAGCGACACAGTTGACCAACAACAATCacacaaccaacaacaacaacaactcgaTGCACCTCCGCGAGCTGCATGCGGTGGGCCTGATGcccaaccagcagcagcagagcctCAACAACTCGTGCAACAACAGCAtgaaccacaacaacaacagcagcagcaaccgcagcaagTCGATGAAGCGGAAACGTGAGCTGAAATGCGAATACTGCGCCTCCACCTTCATCAGCAATAACAATCTGCGTCGCCACATGTACGAGCTGCACAAACACGAGGTAAGCAATCTGCCCGAGCCGCCGGTGATTGTGGTGGACGATCACCTCACCTGCCGTCGCTGTCAGTTGAAGTTCGACACAAAGGAGCTGTGGATCGAGCACAAGCTGGCCGATGCGAAGGTGGTGCGACCTTTCTGCCCCTTCCAGTGGGGCTGTGATCTGTGCGGCGAGTATCTGTCGCGCAAGGAGAAGCTGATGAACCATATTAACAACCATTTGAAGGAGGATGTCATAGTGCCAGTGGCCACTAAGGCGGCCATTGAGAGAACAGCGGCCATGGAATCAGCGGCAGTAGATGCGAATGCAGCGGCGACACTATCAGCATTGGGCGACGGAGCCGAAACTGAAGATCAGTTTGCAGAGAAGGGTGAGGCTGCAGGAGGAACAACAGCAGATAAGTTGGCGAATCCCGACGAGGAGGATAGCGATGATTTGGATGAGGATAGCTCGGGCGACGACGATGATAGTTCGGGCACGGGAGATGATGACGACaccgacgatgatgaggatggcGAGGGTGAagatgaggacgaggagggAGATGGTGGCGAAGGCGAGGACGAAGAAGGTGTCCAGCCACCCGCTCAACTTTTGCCGCAGCAGCTACACAAAGCGGATCTTAATCAGGACGACGATGATCTCGTCGAGGAGGTCATCAGCTccgatgacgacgatgacgatgatggagAGGTGGAAagcgacgatgacgacgaagatgatgatgatgaggaggaCGATGTGGAGGAGCCGGAGCCAGTGGGATTGGCGGTGCGACCGCTTATGAATGGCAAATCAAAGATGCCGCCGCTGATAGTGGCCAGTTCGGATGATGAAGACGATGGTGTGATGCCCATAGAGGACATTATCGAAGAGGAGTTCGATGAGGATGCCGATCCAGATCCGGAGGATGCCATTGAGGAGGTAGACGAAGATGATTTAGATGAGGGGGATGTGGAGGACGAGCCGAATGTGGTGTCGACGGCCTCTTTCTCGGAGAGCGAGTCCAGCACAACGACCACGTCcaattcgcattcgcattcgcattcaacGGGTGAGCGGCGTAAGAAGGCCGTCGATCAGTTGAATGATCCCGGCTTTACCTGTGATCTATGTCAACTTTGTTTCGATTCTCAGGAGCTTCTCCAGAGCCACATCAAAAGCCATATCCTCAATGGGCCAAAGCTCTCGACAGCGTcagcgtcagcagcagcagcagcagcagccgccgccacAGCAAGCAGCAAGGCAACAGCATTACTAACGGCAGCAAAGGCGAAGCCTGACTCCAAGTCAGCGGTGCTggccaacaataataacagcaAGACAAGCAGCAAGACTGTGGCAGCAGCTGCGACACATTGA